The following is a genomic window from Bos taurus isolate L1 Dominette 01449 registration number 42190680 breed Hereford chromosome 11, ARS-UCD2.0, whole genome shotgun sequence.
CTTCCTTAGACCAAATCCAGCTTGCCACCACACAGTCCTCAGTGGGGTCATCCGTGGACAGCCCCAGGTCCAGCCACACACGAGCGCCTTGAGACCTGCTCGCAGGTCATCCCATGTGGCCCCACACGAGACTGCAGCAGCCCGCACACCACGTCCCAGGGCCGCCCCCGCCAGACACGGCAGCCCAAACCAACCTCCCTCTCAGAGCACTTGACCCTGAAGAGGAGAAGGAGCCACCCAGGGACACCCATGTGTCTGACAGTTCAAGTTCTTCTACAAAGAACACAAACTAACTGTGTATCTAGAGAAAAgtaacaaacaaaatatttttacacGTCAGCAAATGTTTCAAGCATGCTTCTGCGGCACAGTAAGCCTCTGGGAGTCTGCTGAGCCCTTTGTCCTCAGTGGGTGGGAGGGCGTGGGGCCCACCAGCAAAGGCTGCTCATCCCCAAGATGGTTGTGACACTAGGAAGTAAGGCCTGGGAGTTTCCACCTTGCAGGGCCCGGCCCCAAATCATGGGAGGCCCACCAATCTACACCGCAGCCAGGACCTTCTGCTTGACCCACTCGGGGATGCTCCTGGGAGGGGCTTCTGCCCTCCTTCATGGCTCATTTCCTCTCTAGGTCAGACCTTCCCCAAACCCCGGGGCCCTGCTCAACCCTAGGCACAGTCTGAAGCCGACCCctctgagggaggaggggaccCGCAGCGTGAGTTACCTTCCTCATGATCTTCCTGCCGTAGAACATCACCTTGTCTCTCTTCCGGAACCTGTACTGAGGACTGGGCTGCAACTGTCCTGCAAGGGGGGCCAAGGGGCGCCAAGGGGCTGCCTGAGCACAGGTGGGCCATCTGTGTGTGCACACTGAGCTTGTCCTGCCcaccctgtgtcacacagcatcTTGATCCTGGGCTGTGACACACCCAAGCAGAGGAAGCGGTACTTCATCTCTTCTTGGAAGTGAGAGCCAAGAGAGTTCAGGATACAGTTATATTCCATGGATCTGATGAGCTGTCGACAGGCCAGCAGTTTTCAACAAAAGCCACTATGCCTTGAGAGCTATTTATGGGAGCTTAAAATATGGGGAGAAATCACCCGAATCTCCCACCCGCTCAAGCCCTCTTTTCCCTCCCCTACTGGAGCCACAGCCTCAAGCAAGATACTCACGGAATTGGCTAACCCTTCTGTACACAAAAAAGATGGTGGTGCCAATGAGGGCCAGGGCCAGGAGGACTCCAATCACAATCCCCAGCAGCTGGGCAAGGTCATAGACAGAGCACCCATCAGCAAGGCACCAAGACCCCCCAACCCCAAACACAGGCTGGACACAAAGGGCCCCGGGCGGCCAAGGGTGAAGGGGGCCACTGATTCTGGGGCCTGCCCATCACCTGGGAGCAGTGAGGTGGTTACCATGGTGGACTGGGAATGCTGCTCCATCAGCTCCAGACCCCAGGACCATAGGGTGGCCAGATAGAAGCCCACCTAGGGGAGAAGCCTGCAGTCAGGAAGGGCCAGGATGGGCACAGCCCCAGCTTCTCAGGGAGCAAGAACAGAGCTGTGGGTCAGGGAAAAAGTTGGCAGCCCTGGAGACCTCCAAAATGAAGCGGGCTTTCAGGAGGCAGACGGCCTGAGTCCCAGTCTGCTCTGGAGAAGGGCTACCCACCCATAGGATGGCTGGGCAGGGCCAGCAGCTGCGCTGCACTGACAGCAAATGCTCTGGGCATCTGAGCCCTCCATTCTCAGCCTCCCTGTTCCTCGGGGTGCAAGTCAAGAGGGAGCAAACCTGGCTAGCGGGGGCATGCAAAGGCCTCTTCTCCAGTGCCCTCTCATCACAAGCAGGACCATATGCTGCTGGCCCAAGGGCGGACGCACGCCCACACAGCAGCAGCGCTGAGAGACCCTAACGGGCCAACTGCATTTTGAGAACATTGAATCCAGCACATAGCAGCAAAGGGCTCCCAGGGAGGGAGTTAACAAGGAGCTTCAGAATCCCAGACCCCGGGGAGAAAGACAGGAAGGTAAGAGAAAACAGTGAGTGTGGAACGGTGAGTGGGCAGATGGCCTGGACCTCCTATACAAGGGATGCTGGCAGGTTCCCTGCAAAGACAAGAAACCAGTCAAACAAGTAACTACGCTCCACTCCTCCTGGTCCTCACATCCTTCCAAGCAGTCAGGAACAGGATGGATTGAGGGAgggggcggtgtgtgtgtgtgagttctgTCAAGCTTTTACATGAGTGCCAAGGACTAACGCAGCTTGCCTGATCCTTCAGAGCCAGGATCACACACAGTGCTGATGCCAGAAAACCCGAGGAGTTCAGTGCACTCAGAAAAGCATTTCAAAAGCAGAATGTTACATCAAGACAGAACAAGGAAGTGATCCAAAGACTCAACCCTCTGAACTTGGCTCAGAAAGCAGAGGAAGCAGTGGGAGCTGCTGCCTCAGAGTGAGGTGCCCAGGCCCTCCTGGCCTAGGCTGTGTGCTTGGCTAGAGACCACCTCCACGGGGTGGCAGACAAGCACCCTCCTCATAAGTGGGTCCGCTGAGCTCAGCCGcccccggggtggggggaggggaggagccaggggaACAGTGATAAGAGTGACCCAGACCTATTCATACAGTCTCTAGTGGTTGACATCCCCgacttttcagcttttcactgctGTTTTAATGcatctaattttctgttttaggAATAAAAGTCTTTGTGATGTGGCTACAGATGTTCCACAGGAAAAAGGCCCTACCTCAAAGCAAGCAGGCTTCCTAAAGGGAAGCAGGAACTGACAAGTGTGACCTTGAGGAACAGAAGGGAGGGGTTCAGTCCTGACAGGGGAAGAGAGGCCCGCACACCACTCCCACAGGCAGCCAACTTCAAGGAGCTGCTGCATGGCAGCTTTCTCCTTGTCCAGAAGCGTCCACACTGGGAATtttcaggctgattcttcactGGACTCCTCAGGTTCTGTACCTCTGGGCCAGTGTCCTCCTCTTGCTCCATGgctaaaaagtgaaacaaaagaagaaagacatgTTCTGAGGAGGGCACAGGTTGTACCACCTCAGGCTCACGTGCAAAGCAGTGCCTCCCAGCCCTTCCCTAAATTCCTGTCCACGTTAAGTTACATGTCTATTGACAGGAAAACTCTGATGAAACACTGTGCTCTCCATGGAGAAAACAAAGGGAGCAAGCAAAGGGAGCCACTTGCCTCTCTGTAAACAGCCCTTGTGTGGCTGCCCAAGGAACCGGGAACTGCAGCCAAGCCCCGGGCTCCTCTCCCAGTCAGTCAAAGACAAGTGTGGGCATCTGGGCAAAGGCCTAGTGCAGCTGGGAGTTCCAGGACCATGGCAAGGAGGCTGAAGCTGGGTAGGGGTAGGGGTGTGTGGCCACCGCAGGCTGTGCGCCAGACCCTGCCTAGTGGGCTGGGCACAGGATTTTCCACCAGTGTGGTGGAGCCCTGGAGGTGGGTGTGCTGGTCCCGGCTGTGGTGAACTTGAGGAGCAGCCCCGCGCACCTGACCTCTCTGCCAGGAGGAGGAGCCATGTCTAGGGCCTTTACCCTGTGGCTCCCACGTCTCTTAGAAGGGCCACAGTAAGGAAGGGTTTATCTCTTCCAAAATCCCACCCAGACAAGTCAGGGAGCAGAACGCAGGTGCAGAGTCACCTGCATTTGCTCTCTGGTCTGTGCCCTGTGGGAAACTTCCTTCTCAGACGTCTTTTCAAGGACCAGCAGCTCCTTGACCCCAGCTCTACCGCCCAGCCCTGCCCAGTCCCATCTCCCGATGCCCACTAGGCTCAAGAGGGACAAAAGCTCAAGCCCCCAGCACCTGCCACACGACGGAAGCGCCGTCAGCTGCTCCGCTTGCTCCACAGCGTGGGGCCAGAGGAAAGGTGGTCAAGTCCAGGAGACCTGGAGGAGCCGGGGGCAGAAGGGCTGAAGGCTTGGAGCTTAGGGAGGGCGTGGTTAAGGGAGGGCGTAGGGTTGGAGGGTAGGGGTTAAGGGGCCGTCCGGTTGAAGGCTCTCAGGTTGGGGGGGCGTCTGGTGTAGGGGGCACTCGGTTTAGGGGTGTCGGGTTGAGGAGCACCCGGGTTGTGGGCATCGGGTTTAGGGGCGTCGAGCTGAGGGGTGTCGGGGTTGCGGGGGAGCGTCGAGGTTGGGAGGCGTCGAGTTAAGCGGGGGTCGAGATGACGGACGTCGGGTTGGAAGCAGTCTGGCTGGGGGCGCCGGCGGCCCTGAGGGGCAGTGTGCGCGGGCTGGGGGAGATGATGGCTACCTCTCCTCACAGACTCAGACCTCTAAGCTGGCCACTTCGCGGCGCTAGACGGCGACTCACCGGCACCGCGCGCTCCCGTCCCGCCTCCCCGAAGCCCCGCCCCCAACGTCCGCGCTCCCGATATCCACCTCCCGTCGTCCGGCGCCGCCTCGAAGCCCCGCCCCCGACGGCGGCGCTCCTGGCGTCCCCCCGGGACGAGGGCTCTCCCCGCGGATTGGCCAGGCTACCTCCGGTCCCGCCCCCTCCCGGGGCCGAGGCTGCACATTCGACACGGCGCAGCCAATCGGAGCCGCTCTTCCTGCGGCGCGGGGGCCGGTGGGGCCGGAAGCTACCGAAGGCGCCGGAAGCGCAGCGCGGCGGGGCCGGAATCGGAGGCGGCTGGAGCGGGCATTGGCGTGGTGGCTGTGCGCAGGCCTCGCCATGGGCCTCCTGAGCGGGGCGGCTCGCGCCCTGGTGCGGGGCGCCGACCGTATGAGCAAGTGGACCAGCAAGCGGGGCCCGCGCACCTTCCACAAGAGCCGCGGTGCCAAGGGCGTCGGCTTCCACGGTCGCGGCGGCAAGTTCGTGCTGGTCAAGGAAATGGTCCCGGAGCTGGTGGTGCCCGACCTGGCCGGCTTCAAGCTCAAGCCCTACGTGAACTACCGCGCCCCGGAGGGCACAGACGTTCCCCTGACGGCCAAGCAGCTCTTTCTGGAGACGGCGGCGCCGGCTATCGAGAAGGACTTTAAGGCCGGGACTTTCGACCCCGAGCACCTGGAACGGTACGGGTTTGAGCCCACGCAGGAAGGCAAGCTCTTCCAGCTGTATCCCAAGAACTTCCCGCGCTAGGAGTGGTCGGCGGCCGCGCCGGATGTGCCTGCGACCGAGGACTTGGACCCTCCTCGCCCAGCCTAGTTCCGGGGTGGCGGGTGGAGAGGCGGTTCCCTCGTTTTCGTTTCTATTAAAGACCTTGGCTACCGTACGGTGTTGTTTTGGGCATCTGGCCACTGTGTAAAGGAAGCACGCCACGTGTTAGGTTAAGGCGTAGAGACCTAGGCGACGTTCTCAGGTTGCAGCCAAACCAGAACCCCTACCGAGAGGGAAGTAGGCAAGAACATGTGGCTCAGCTTGCAGGAGGGAGATAGTTCAGAAGGCAGATCCAGCCACGTGACAGCACTGGGTAATTCATCCCGAGCTCACCCCAGGGAACAACCAATGAGCACATTTATGGGTCCCAAAGCAGTTTATTTTGGTGAAACTCCCGGCCTTGGGGCAAACCTAAAGATAAGGCCACATGGGAAGTTGCTGCCAAACTGCTATGTCCCTAATAATCTATGGTCTCTTTCCTCTTTATGTTCTGTTTCAGTGCATAATTCCTCAGATCCTAATTCTGTTTAATTGATCCTTAAGCGAAATACCCTAAACTGAACCCTGGAAGAGGGTTCAACATTAATACCTTCTAATCTGTGCTGGCAGTTGTATCAGGAAATAAAGAATAGAAGCTTGTGTTTTCTGACTCAGAACACTTGCCTGTCCTATTAGTGGATGCTGAGGGGCTGACAGATGCCACAGTGGCATCTACATCTGCTCTGCATCTACACCTGCAGTTGTACATCTGCTCCTCCAGAGGAGGAGGGACTCACCTACTGGAGTCAGACCAGTCACAAGCCCAGTACTATGGAGTTAAGCTGTGTCCAGGTTTAACTGAAGCCACAGTGAGGAAGCGTGACTAATCCACCATAGGACTTAACATATTTCAAGTTTATGGTATGCTAAAGCAATACACCCTTCTTTTTGGTTATTTGCACAGGAAGCTAGCTATACAAGCACTTctggtgccatgatcttttttaatGTTCATATAAAACTACTTTGGTATTATAAAGtagctttaaaaattttagttaacGTAAATAGTTGCTTATATAAGTCCTAAGAACTGAAAGTCAAAACACAGGAAACTGACAAGTTTGCTAGCTGGGAACCAAACCCCTCCTCCACCCTACCCCCTGCTGCCACAGAGCTGCAATTTTGAAGGGCCCAGTAGATAAGGTTTATCTGAGAGGCCAACAGCTTTTCTATTTactgagaaaattccacagatGCACTGAGCCCCATACAGAAAACATGTAACCAAAATATCAGTGAGACAGTCTGGGGTCACTTCATTCTTAAAGAAGATAAAGATGTACTCAAGTTTTATTTGTGGAAATTGTCTTTACCATGTCAAACCAAGCAAGGTCTTCCCCAGCTCAGATGTTCTCCCACTTCCAGAGGTGAAGAACACGATTATAAAAAGAGCAAGTGGCCAGAAGGTTGATGTCAAAGTCTGCTGCCTCCAGATCCTGGTCGCAGTCACAGATCTTGATCCCTGTAGTAGGCAGCCGGCCATCCTTCTTGTCCTCTGCAGATGGCTGCAGAGGAGCCTCTAGCTTGCTTCTATTCTGGGGTGTGGTGCCACCCACTCCATCACTGTCAGCTAAACACTCTGAAGAGGGTGCTGGTGACGGGTCTGCAACCTTCAGGGTAGGGTCCTGGTCTGCTGTTCTGGCTTCTGGGTCACTGCCAGGGAAGGACGGCTGGGTCTGTGGCAGATGGCAGAAGTAGAGCCAGGACCAGTCGATTCCATATACCAGCGAGTTGGGCAAGGGGCAGGACAGAGAGATGGCTTCCTGTTCTCCCTCTGGAGCGAGATGGGAGGACACAGGAAACTTAGCCAGAGTTAATCTCATCACCCACCCCCAagagaccctgctgctgctactaagtcacttcagtcgtgtccgactctgtgcgaccccatagacggcagcccaccaggccccgccatccctgggattctccaggcaagaacactggagtggggtgccatttccttctccagtgcatgaaagtgaaagtgaagtcgctcagtcgtgtccgactcttatcgaccccatggactgcagcctaccaggctcctcagcccatgggattttccaggcaagagtactggagtggggtgccattgccttctccgcaacagACCCTGCCCACCCTCAAAGAGAAACTTCCAAGAGCAACCACCGTCTGTCACGCAGAGCACTGCTGAGACACAGACAGACAAGGAGAGAAGGGCAGGCCTTCATCCTGCAGTGAATGCGCTCTGTGTGCCTGAGAGAGGAGGCATCCTGCACCACGGAGCTCCCATCCAGGGCGCCTGAGGACTCTGAGCCAGACAGAGGGAATGGGGTGTATCAGAAATGAAGGGAACAAGCACACGTGAAGCACACCACAAGGAAAGCTTGGTGTGTGTGAGAAACCACACAGGTGTGGATGTGGTGAGTTGTCATCTGGAACTGGCAACATGTCAGAAGTGTCCCGGCACACAGAGCTCCCTTAGAGAGTCTGGATTTGAACTGGGAAAGGAGTCATTCACTGCCTGAGCAGTTGTCCTTGTGGTGAGTTGCTATGGCAACTCTGAAGATGAAGGGCAAGACTGGAAAATGTTAGACCTCGTTCTGGACAGAACATTGCCGAGAAAGGATGAGAAGTGACACGTGACCAGGGAAGACATGATGAGGGCCCCCTGGTggtctgtggtaaagaacctgcctgccagttcgGGGTAAACTGGTTCAGCCCCGGGTCTGGGGGACCCCAAgtgccgtggagcagctaagcctgtgcgtcgcaaccactgagcccgcgtgccctagagccGGTGCCCCGCAGAAAGAGAAGCCCCACAGTCAGAAGCGCCACACAGAGCTAGAGAGgggccctgctctctgcaaccagagaaaagcctgcactgTAATGAAGAcctagccaaaaataaacaaatagaaatttgaaaaataaacatgatGCGGTGTCTCCAAACGTGAGCTGGTCAAGGGTCCAGGTCAAGGCTGAGGCTGGTAAAAGCAGCTGCAGAAAACTTGTGGCCAGTGAGCTGGGGATGTGAAAATTGTCACCAGCCGCGTCCCCGGTGTAGGGATCAAGGCCACAACACTCAGAATTGTGATCAGACTCTGAACCATGACCAGAGTGAGCAGTGAAGAGGAGAGGCCAAAGCTGGCATCAGGAAACAGACCAAGGATACAACCAACGCACCAGAGATCCTCCCCAAGCCAGGGCTTTGCCTGAGCAGAGGAGGCTCCAGAGAGAAGCCCGGTGCCGAGCTCTCCCGGAGAGCAGAGAGGCACCTGACACCAGCACAGAAGGGAGCTCCAAGGAGACCGCCCTGCCCCTCGCTGTGAACATCTGAGGGCCTGGGAGGCAGGGTCGCTGGCACAGCCAAGGCCCATGACACTTTCACGTCCCACAACCACAGGCAGCGCCCACTCGTGGTCCAGGCAGACACAGAACCCTCCTGCTGCAGGGCAGCACCGCACGGTAACGCGGCATGCCTGCTGCTCAGGGCCACCACAGCAAGAGCTAAGCAAGCACGCTGCGCAGCAAGCGGTCAAAAGGCTCCATGAAGGAGAAGGAGTACAGGCAACACTGACCACAGCTCACGAAACAAAATCAATCGTGgtcaaaagacaaaaacagtGTTTCCACCTGGGAAGTTTAAAACCTTCTACTAAACCACACTTGGATAAAAGGGGAAACACAAACTTGAATCACAGAAtttcttcataaaaatgaaagcagaatcACCACATATCAGAACCTAAAACTGTGCTTAAATCAGAGAATAATTCAGACATAAAAACACTTAATACAAAGCAAAGTAACAAACATAAGTGAATCGTAGTCCCAACTCAAAAGAACtaaggagggagaaggagagaaacgACAAAGGTAAAAGACGTCGACGAGGTGGAGAGGAGCAACAACGCGGTGATAACGAGAAGTCAAAGCCTCCTTCTTAAAGTGTACACACTACTACCTAATCGAATTAAGGAGAGAGACACGCATGtttgtgtatttgtataactaTACAAAGTAAAACATAATAAAGGGAGTAACTATCAGGAAACTTTGACCCCAGTAGAGACATAAAGCATAAACAAAGCAATTTtgacagaaaaatataaagttcACACAGAATCATCATTCAAAAATTAATCAGGCCCAGATAGGAGAATTTTCACTGCATCTTGAATATAAAGATAACCCAAATGACATATACATTATTCAAGAcatgataaaatgataaaaattttttcacattttttgttttgattttcacaTGAACGAAACATAATGCTGATAAATAGCATAAAAAAATTTCACGTCATCTTTGAACATTATTGAAAACCCCAAATAAAGTATGCACCAGGATGCAGCACTACACTGAAGAAGACAACCTGTCTTCCAAAGGAGACACACACGTGGTCAAAAGGCACCTgaaaatcatcagagaaatgcagtaaaaatcacaatgagatataacttgacacctgtcaaaatggccatcatccaaaagACCACAAACACCACGTTAGGGGGAATGCGGAGGAGAGAGGACTCTCCCACACTGTCAGTGGAAACGTAACTGGCACAGACACTGAAGAAtggcatggaggttcctcaaggAACTGGGCATAGGCCTACCAACCACACGATCTAGCAATTCTGTTCCTACGTACATgtccaaagaaagtgaaaaaattcaaGGAcaggcaccccagtgttcatatgTGCGTATGCCCGACTCTGAggccctacggactgtagcccaccaggctgctctgtccatggagttttccaggcaagcatactggagtgggtgaccatttcctcctccacgggatcttcccgaaccaggtatggaacccacaccacttgcgtctcctgcattggtgggtagattctttaccaccgcaccacctgggaacccctctAATGTTCATACAGACAGAAGGCAGAgattcattcagtcgtgtccaactctttgcaaccccacaaactgtagcctgccaggctcctctgtccatagaattttccaggcaagaatactggagtgggttgccattcctttcttcaggggaatcttcctgacccagggactgaacctggatatcccgcattccaggcagattctttaccatctgggccaccaaggaagccctctaatgttcacagcagcattattcacagtcgcaaagtcagacatgactaagccgccaagcacagcacagagagctagcggttaccagtgaggagaggggaggcaggagggcaaCATAGAGACAGGGGGTTGAAGATACAAAcgatgtgtatgtgctcagtcgctcactgTGTCCAACTTTccgtgacccctggactgtagcccaccaggctcctctgtgcaggggaattttacaggcaagcataccagagtgggttgccatttcctgtttcaggggatcttcccgacccagggactgaacccacgtctcttttgtcttttgcactggcaggcagattctttaccgctatgAGATCTGGTAAGCCAAGTTACAAACTaaactatcatatataaaataaatatgccacaaggatatattgcacagggacttccccggtggtccagtggttaggacgctgtgcttccactgcacggCGTGCAGGTCCGATCCCTAGTAGGGGAACTGAGTTCCTGCATGACGTGCAACAAATCCACCCCAAAAAAggatatattcaaaatatatatatttgaaatagataTATTCAGTATAtacatgtgaaatactgggctggatgaagcacaagctggaatctagattgccaagagacatatcaataacctcagatatgcagatgacaccacccttatggcagagagcaaagaggaactaaagagcctcttgatgaaagggaaagaggagagtgaaaaagctggcttaaaactcaacactcaaaaaactaagatcatggcatctggtcccatcacttcatggcaaatagatggggaaacagtggaaacagtgacagactttactttcttgggctccaaaatcactgcagttggcaaatgcagccatgaaattacaagatgcttgctccttggaagaaaagttatgacagacctaaacagcatattaaaaaccagagacattattttgctgacaaaagtccgtatagtaaaagctatggtttttccagtagtcatgtatggatgtgagagttggaccataaagaaagctaagagccaagaactgatgcttttgaactctggtgttggagaagactcttcagagtcccttggactgcaaggagatcaaaccagtccatcctaaaagcaatcagtcctgagtattcattggaaggactgatgctgaagctgaaattccaatattttggccacctgatgcaaagaactgactcactggaaaagaccctgatgctaggaaagattgagggcaggaaaagaggaagacagaggatgacatggttggacagcatcaccgactcgatggacatgagtttgagcatgagttggtgatggacagagaggcctggcgtgctgcagtccatggggtcgcagagagtcagacacgactgagcgactgaactgaactgtgcagcACAGAGAGTACAGCCAaaattttatagtaactataaacAGAGTATCactctttaaaaattgtaaatcactATATTATATATCTGAAACATAATATTGTAAGTTAACCATacctcaataaaagaaaatttttttaattaaaaaaaaaaaaactactttgacaactaaaacaaaacaaaaccataacCAAGTGTGATTTATTCCAGGAATATATATTCCATATTAGAAAATCCATAAACCAAAtttactatataaatatattcaaggagaaaaataatacagTTCAACAGATAGtataaaagcatttgacaaaaaaaaaatcaacaattcctgattttaaaaatactcaagaaaacagaaattgatGAATACTAAGGACAGGCGGCTCAGACGTGAAGAGTCTGCATGCGATTAAGAGACCCAGGTCCGATCGCTGTGTTGGATAGATGCCCTGGGgatgggaatggctccccactccagtgctcttgcctggagaaccccatggacagaggagcctggcagactgcagcccagggggctgcaaagattcagacacgactgaatgactaacactttcacttttctttcaaggacacactttgctgctgagtcgcttcagtcgtgtccgactctgtgcgaccccatagatggcagcccaccaggctccctcgtccctgggattctccaggcaagaacactggagtgggttgccatttccttctccaatgcaggaaagtgaaaagtgagagtgaggtcgctcagtcgtgtccgactcttagcgaccccatggactgcagcctcccaggctcctccgtccatgggattctccaggcaagagtactggagtggggtgccatcatggGAACTAGCAGGGCCCCTCTTCAAGGTCAGGAATAAGGCAAGATGTCCTCCACTCTTCTTTAAAATTGTACTGGAGACACCAGTAAATGaagttaaatgagaaaataactaAAGGCATtcaatttggaaaataaagaataaaactcttactttttgcagatgacacaatGTTTACTTGCAAAACCCAAGGAATCAATAGCAAAACTAACGGAAACACACGTTTATATTGGCAGAATATGAAACTACCAACAAAAAGACCAACAACGTTCAAATAGACAATAATTTAGTTAGAAGATACAATGAAAAGAATGCCCACCTACAAGAGCAACAAAAACGTTAGATCACTGAGAAATAGAGTTAACAAGAAATGTGCAATGAATGCACACAGAAGAAAAGTCAGTTCttgtggactggttcaaaactggaaaaggaatacaacaggctatatattgtcaccctgcttatttaacttatatgcagagtacatcatgtgaaatgctggattgCATGaatcaccagctggaatcaagactgccaggagaaatatcaacaaccccagggatgcacatgacaccaccgtgaaggcagaaagtgaagagaaactcaagagcctctagatgaaggtgaaagagttgagtgaaaaagctggcttaaaactcaacattcgaaaaactaacatcatgacatctggtaccatcacttcatggcaaatagatggggaaacaatggaaacagtgagagattttattttcttggactccaaaatcactgctgatggtgactgtagccatgaaattaaaagacacttgctccttggaagaaaagctatgacaaacctaaacagtgtattaaaaggatgagacatcacttt
Proteins encoded in this region:
- the MRPL41 gene encoding large ribosomal subunit protein mL41, encoding MGLLSGAARALVRGADRMSKWTSKRGPRTFHKSRGAKGVGFHGRGGKFVLVKEMVPELVVPDLAGFKLKPYVNYRAPEGTDVPLTAKQLFLETAAPAIEKDFKAGTFDPEHLERYGFEPTQEGKLFQLYPKNFPR